A portion of the Aquicoccus sp. G2-2 genome contains these proteins:
- the rpoC gene encoding DNA-directed RNA polymerase subunit beta' — protein sequence MNQELTNNPFNPLTPPKIFDEIKVSLASPERILSWSYGEIKKPETINYRTFKPERDGLFCARIFGPIKDYECLCGKYKRMKYRGVVCEKCGVEVTLQKVRRERMGHIELAAPVAHIWFLKSLPSRIGLMLDMTLRDLERVLYFENYVVIEPGLTDLSYGQMLTEEEFMDAQDHYGMDAFTANIGAEAIREMLAHIDLESEAEKLREELAEATGELKPKKIIKRLKVVESFLESGNRPEWMVLTVIPVIPPELRPLVPLDGGRFATSDLNDLYRRVINRNNRLKRLIELRAPDIIVRNEKRMLQESVDALFDNGRRGRVITGANKRPLKSLSDMLKGKQGRFRQNLLGKRVDFSGRSVIVTGPELKLHQCGLPKKMALELFKPFIYSRLEAKGLSSTVKQAKKLVEKERPEVWDILDEVIREHPVMLNRAPTLHRLGIQAFEPVLIEGKAIQLHPLVCSAFNADFDGDQMAVHVPLSLEAQLEARVLMMSTNNVLSPANGAPIIVPSQDMILGLYYTTIEREGMTGEGMVFSSIDEVQYALDTGAVHLHAKITARVPQIDPETGETVMLRVETTPGRVRLGALLPKNAKAPFELVNRLLRKKEVQQVIDSVYRYCGQKESVIFCDQIMSMGFREAFKAGISFGKDDMVVPDNKWEIVDETRDQVKDFEQQYMDGLITQGEKYNKVVDAWSKCNDKVTDAMMGTISANRREDDGAEAEPNSVYMMAHSGARGSVTQMKQLGGMRGLMAKPNGDIIETPIISNFKEGLTVLEYFNSTHGARKGLSDTALKTANSGYLTRRLVDVAQDCIVRDIDCGTDKAITAEAAVNDGEVVSSLAERILGRVAADDILRPGTDEVLATRGTLIDERMADAIDEAGVVSTRIRSPLTCEAEDGVCATCYGRDLARGTRVNVGEAVGIIAAQSIGEPGTQLTMRTFHIGGVAQGGQQSFLEASQEGTIAFESAQLLENTNGEVLVVGRNMKLIIKDAEGAERASHKLGYGSKLFVKDGDKVARGDKLFEWDPYTLPIIAEKDGTAKFVDLVSGIAVRDETDDATGMTQKIVIDWRTAPRGNDLKPEIILVDKDGEPVRNDAGNPVHYPMSVDAILSVEEGQEIKVGDIVARIPREGAKTKDITGGLPRVAELFEARRPKDHAIIAEIDGYVRYGRDYKNKRRISIEPADDSLEPVEYMVPKGKHIPVQEGDYVQKGDYIMDGNPAPHDILAIMGVEALADYMIDEVQDVYRLQGVKINDKHIEVIVRQMLQKWEIQESGDTTLLKGEHVDKQEFDQANEKALAKGGRAARGEPILLGITKASLQTRSFISAASFQETTRVLTEASVQGKRDKLVGLKENVIVGRLIPAGTGGAMQKVRHIAQTRDNVVIEARREEAAAAAALAAPAMEDDIVGGGDFDTLVETPESRDE from the coding sequence ATGAACCAGGAACTGACCAACAACCCGTTTAACCCGCTCACTCCGCCCAAGATTTTTGATGAAATCAAGGTGAGCCTCGCCTCGCCGGAGCGAATCCTTTCGTGGTCCTACGGTGAGATCAAGAAGCCCGAAACCATCAACTATCGGACTTTCAAGCCCGAGCGTGATGGGCTGTTCTGTGCCCGTATTTTCGGTCCGATCAAGGATTATGAATGCCTGTGCGGCAAGTATAAGCGGATGAAGTATCGCGGCGTTGTCTGCGAGAAATGCGGCGTCGAAGTGACGCTGCAAAAGGTGCGCCGTGAACGCATGGGCCATATCGAACTGGCCGCACCCGTGGCACATATCTGGTTCCTGAAATCGCTTCCCAGCCGGATCGGGCTGATGCTCGATATGACGCTGCGCGATCTAGAGCGTGTGCTTTACTTTGAGAACTATGTGGTGATTGAGCCGGGCCTTACCGATCTCTCCTATGGTCAGATGCTGACTGAAGAAGAGTTCATGGACGCACAGGACCACTACGGCATGGACGCCTTCACGGCCAATATCGGTGCCGAGGCAATTCGTGAAATGCTGGCCCATATCGACCTTGAATCCGAGGCCGAAAAGCTGCGTGAGGAACTGGCCGAAGCGACTGGAGAGTTGAAGCCCAAGAAGATCATCAAACGTCTGAAAGTGGTCGAAAGCTTCCTTGAATCCGGGAACCGCCCGGAATGGATGGTTCTGACCGTGATCCCGGTAATCCCGCCCGAGTTGCGCCCGCTGGTGCCGCTTGATGGGGGCCGTTTTGCCACTTCTGACCTGAACGATCTTTACCGCCGGGTGATCAACCGCAACAACCGCCTCAAGCGGCTGATCGAGCTGCGCGCGCCCGATATCATCGTGCGCAACGAGAAGCGGATGCTGCAAGAATCGGTTGATGCGCTGTTTGACAACGGCCGTCGTGGCCGGGTGATTACTGGTGCCAACAAGCGCCCGCTGAAATCGCTTTCCGACATGCTGAAAGGCAAGCAGGGGCGCTTCCGGCAGAACCTTCTGGGCAAGCGGGTCGATTTTTCGGGCCGTTCGGTCATTGTGACCGGCCCGGAATTGAAGCTGCACCAATGCGGATTGCCCAAGAAGATGGCGTTGGAGCTGTTCAAGCCGTTCATCTACAGCCGTCTTGAGGCGAAGGGGCTTAGCTCTACCGTCAAGCAGGCCAAGAAACTGGTCGAGAAAGAGCGCCCCGAAGTGTGGGACATCCTCGACGAAGTAATCCGCGAACATCCTGTGATGCTGAACCGCGCACCGACGCTGCACCGTCTTGGCATTCAGGCGTTTGAGCCGGTGCTGATCGAAGGCAAGGCGATTCAGCTTCATCCGCTGGTTTGCTCGGCTTTCAACGCCGACTTCGACGGTGACCAAATGGCTGTGCACGTGCCGCTTTCGCTGGAAGCCCAGCTTGAAGCACGCGTGTTGATGATGTCCACCAACAACGTGCTGTCACCGGCCAACGGCGCGCCGATTATCGTGCCCTCGCAGGATATGATCCTTGGTCTTTACTACACGACCATCGAACGCGAAGGCATGACCGGCGAAGGCATGGTCTTCTCCTCGATCGACGAGGTGCAATATGCGCTTGATACCGGCGCTGTTCACCTGCACGCGAAAATCACCGCGCGTGTGCCGCAGATTGACCCGGAAACCGGCGAAACCGTGATGCTGCGGGTTGAAACCACGCCCGGACGGGTGCGGCTTGGTGCGCTTCTGCCGAAGAACGCGAAAGCGCCGTTCGAATTGGTTAACCGGCTGCTTCGCAAGAAAGAAGTGCAGCAGGTGATTGACTCTGTCTATCGTTATTGCGGTCAGAAAGAGAGCGTTATCTTCTGTGACCAGATCATGTCCATGGGCTTCCGTGAAGCCTTCAAGGCGGGCATTTCATTTGGCAAGGATGACATGGTGGTTCCCGATAACAAATGGGAAATCGTCGATGAAACCCGCGATCAGGTGAAGGATTTCGAACAGCAATACATGGATGGCCTGATCACCCAGGGTGAGAAATACAACAAGGTTGTCGATGCGTGGTCGAAGTGCAACGACAAGGTCACCGACGCAATGATGGGCACGATTTCGGCCAATCGCCGCGAGGATGATGGGGCCGAAGCCGAGCCAAACAGCGTTTACATGATGGCCCACTCTGGGGCGCGTGGCTCTGTCACGCAGATGAAACAGCTGGGCGGGATGCGGGGCCTGATGGCCAAGCCGAACGGCGACATCATCGAAACGCCGATCATCTCGAACTTCAAGGAAGGTCTGACCGTTCTTGAATACTTCAACTCGACCCACGGTGCGCGTAAAGGGCTTTCCGATACCGCTTTGAAAACCGCGAACTCGGGCTATCTGACCCGGCGTCTGGTTGATGTGGCGCAGGATTGCATCGTGCGCGACATTGATTGCGGCACCGACAAGGCGATCACCGCCGAAGCGGCTGTGAACGATGGCGAAGTTGTCTCCTCGCTGGCCGAGCGTATCCTTGGCCGGGTTGCGGCGGATGATATTCTGCGTCCGGGCACGGATGAGGTTCTCGCTACCAGAGGCACCCTCATTGACGAGCGTATGGCCGATGCGATCGACGAGGCCGGAGTGGTTTCGACCCGCATCCGCTCACCGCTGACCTGCGAAGCCGAAGATGGCGTCTGTGCGACCTGTTACGGGCGCGATCTGGCGCGCGGCACGCGCGTGAACGTCGGCGAAGCGGTGGGGATCATCGCGGCGCAATCCATTGGTGAGCCAGGCACCCAGCTTACCATGCGGACGTTCCACATTGGCGGCGTTGCGCAAGGCGGGCAGCAAAGCTTCCTCGAAGCCAGTCAGGAAGGCACGATTGCATTCGAAAGTGCCCAGCTTCTTGAGAATACCAACGGCGAAGTGCTGGTTGTCGGGCGTAACATGAAGCTCATCATCAAGGATGCGGAAGGCGCCGAGCGGGCCAGCCACAAACTTGGCTATGGTTCCAAGTTGTTCGTCAAGGACGGGGACAAGGTGGCGCGTGGCGACAAGCTGTTTGAATGGGACCCCTACACTCTGCCGATCATTGCAGAGAAAGACGGGACGGCCAAATTCGTTGACCTCGTAAGCGGCATTGCCGTGCGCGACGAAACGGATGATGCCACCGGCATGACGCAGAAAATCGTGATCGACTGGCGCACCGCGCCGCGTGGCAATGACCTCAAGCCAGAGATCATCCTCGTGGACAAGGACGGTGAGCCAGTGCGCAACGATGCGGGCAACCCGGTTCATTATCCGATGTCTGTCGATGCGATCCTGTCCGTCGAAGAAGGTCAGGAAATCAAGGTCGGTGATATCGTGGCCCGAATCCCGCGCGAAGGGGCGAAGACGAAGGACATCACCGGCGGTCTGCCGCGTGTGGCTGAACTTTTCGAGGCGCGCCGCCCGAAAGATCACGCGATCATCGCGGAAATCGACGGGTATGTGCGTTACGGGCGCGACTACAAGAACAAGCGCCGGATCAGCATTGAACCCGCCGACGACAGCCTTGAGCCCGTTGAATACATGGTGCCCAAGGGCAAGCACATTCCCGTGCAGGAAGGCGACTATGTGCAGAAGGGTGATTACATCATGGACGGCAACCCCGCGCCGCATGACATCCTTGCTATCATGGGTGTCGAGGCGCTGGCCGATTACATGATCGACGAGGTGCAGGATGTCTATCGTCTGCAAGGCGTGAAGATCAACGACAAGCATATCGAAGTGATCGTGCGCCAGATGCTGCAGAAATGGGAGATCCAGGAATCCGGTGACACCACGCTGCTCAAAGGCGAGCATGTGGATAAGCAGGAGTTCGATCAGGCCAATGAGAAGGCTCTGGCCAAAGGCGGGCGCGCCGCTCGGGGCGAGCCTATTCTTCTGGGCATTACCAAGGCGAGCTTGCAAACCCGGTCGTTCATCTCGGCTGCGTCGTTCCAGGAAACCACACGCGTGCTGACCGAGGCGAGTGTTCAGGGCAAGCGCGACAAGCTCGTGGGCCTGAAGGAAAACGTCATCGTTGGCCGCCTCATTCCGGCGGGCACTGGTGGGGCCATGCAGAAGGTTCGCCATATCGCGCAAACCCGTGACAATGTGGTGATCGAAGCGCGCCGGGAGGAGGCCGCTGCGGCTGCCGCTCTGGCCGCACCAGCGATGGAAGATGACATCGTTGGCGGTGGTGACTTTGACACATTGGTGGAAACACCCGAAAGCCGCGACGAGTAA
- the rpoB gene encoding DNA-directed RNA polymerase subunit beta: MAQSFLGQKRLRKYYGKIREVLDMPNLIEVQKSSYDLFLKSGDQDIPQDGHGIKGVFQSVFPIKDFHETSVLEFVDYELEEPKYDVEECQQRDMTYAAPLKVKLRLIVFDVDEDTGAKSVKDIKEQDVFMGDMPLMTPNGTFVVNGTERVIVSQMHRSPGVFFDHDKGKTHASGKLLFACRIIPYRGSWLDFEFDAKDIVFSRIDRRRKLPVTTLLYALGLDQEGIMDAYYDTVKYKLRKKDNGWITRFFPERVRGTRPAYDLVDAKTGEVICEAGKKVTPRAVKKILDEGKITDLLLPFDQILGKFVAKDIINEETGAIYVEAGDELTLEHDKEGNVTGGSLHELLEAGITDIPVLDIDNINVGPYMRNTMAQDKNVNRDTALMDIYRVMRPGEPPTVDAASALFETLFFDGERYDLSAVGRVKMNMRLALDKPDTQRTLDREDIVACIKALVELRDGKGDVDDIDHLGNRRVRSVGELMENQYRVGLLRMERAIKERMSSVEIDTVMPQDLINAKPAAAAVREFFGSSQLSQFMDQTNPLSEVTHKRRLSALGPGGLTRERAGFEVRDVHPTHYGRMCPIETPEGPNIGLINSLATFARVNKYGFIETPYRKVADGKVTDDVHYMSATEEMRHTVAQANATLDEKGAFINDLVSTRQSGDYKLAQRETVDLIDVSPKQLVSVAASLIPFLENDDANRALMGSNMQRQAVPLLKAEAPLVGTGIEEIVARDSGAAIMAKRAGVIDQVDAQRIVVRATADLELGDAGVDIYRMRKFQRSNQNTCINQRPLVKVGDTVQKGEVIADGPSTDLGELALGKNVMVAFMPWNGYNYEDSILISERVSRDDVYTSIHIEEFEVAARDTKLGPEEITRDIPNVGEEALRNLDEAGIVYIGADVEPGDILVGKITPKGESPMTPEEKLLRAIFGEKASDVRDTSLRVKPGDFGTVVEVRVFNRHGVEKDERALQIEREEVERLARDRDDEMAILDRNIYARLKGMIMGKVAVKGPKGVKANSEITEDLLETLTRGQWWQLALKDEKDAQIVEALHEQYEVQKRTLDARFEDKVEKVRRGDDLPPGVMKMVKVFVAVKRKLQPGDKMAGRHGNKGVVSRVVPMEDMPFLEDGTPVDFCLNPLGVPSRMNVGQILETHMGWAARGLGLKIDDALGEYRRSGDLTPVREAMGHAYGEDVYEEGIKGMGEAQLVEAAQNVTRGVPIATPVFDGAKESDINDALKRAGFDTSAQSILHDGRTGEQFARPVTVGMKYLLKLHHLVDDKIHARSTGPYSLVTQQPLGGKAQFGGQRFGEMEVWALEAYGAAYTLQEMLTVKSDDVAGRTKVYESIVKGEDNFEAGVPESFNVLVKEVRGLGLNMELLDAEEEE; the protein is encoded by the coding sequence ATGGCTCAATCTTTCCTTGGCCAGAAACGTTTGCGTAAATATTACGGTAAAATCCGTGAAGTCTTGGATATGCCGAACCTGATCGAGGTGCAGAAAAGCAGCTACGATCTTTTTCTGAAATCCGGAGACCAGGACATCCCGCAGGATGGCCATGGCATCAAGGGTGTGTTCCAGTCGGTTTTTCCGATCAAGGACTTCCACGAAACCAGTGTGCTGGAATTCGTCGATTACGAGTTGGAAGAGCCGAAATACGATGTCGAGGAATGCCAACAGCGCGATATGACTTATGCTGCGCCGCTCAAGGTCAAGCTGCGGTTGATCGTGTTTGATGTGGATGAAGATACCGGCGCGAAATCGGTCAAGGATATCAAAGAACAAGATGTGTTCATGGGGGATATGCCCCTGATGACGCCGAACGGCACTTTTGTCGTGAATGGCACCGAGCGTGTGATCGTGTCCCAGATGCACCGCTCGCCTGGCGTGTTCTTTGACCATGACAAGGGCAAGACCCATGCCAGCGGCAAGCTGCTTTTTGCCTGCCGGATCATCCCTTATCGCGGTTCGTGGCTCGATTTCGAGTTCGATGCCAAAGATATCGTTTTCTCCCGGATCGACCGTCGCCGCAAATTGCCGGTGACAACCCTGCTTTATGCGCTCGGGCTCGATCAGGAAGGCATTATGGATGCCTATTATGACACGGTGAAATACAAGCTGCGCAAGAAAGACAACGGCTGGATCACCCGGTTTTTCCCCGAGCGGGTGCGCGGCACACGTCCGGCATATGATCTGGTGGACGCCAAGACGGGCGAAGTGATTTGCGAAGCGGGTAAGAAAGTCACGCCTCGCGCGGTCAAGAAGATCCTTGACGAAGGCAAGATCACCGATCTGCTGCTGCCATTCGATCAGATCCTCGGCAAATTCGTCGCAAAAGACATCATCAACGAAGAAACCGGCGCGATCTATGTCGAGGCGGGCGATGAGCTGACCCTTGAGCACGACAAGGAAGGCAACGTGACCGGCGGTTCGTTGCATGAGCTGCTTGAGGCCGGCATCACCGACATCCCTGTGCTGGATATCGACAACATCAATGTCGGTCCTTACATGCGCAACACCATGGCGCAGGATAAGAACGTGAACCGCGATACCGCGCTCATGGATATCTACCGCGTCATGCGTCCGGGGGAGCCGCCCACTGTCGATGCGGCCTCTGCGTTGTTCGAGACTTTGTTCTTCGACGGCGAACGCTATGACCTTTCGGCTGTTGGCCGGGTGAAGATGAACATGCGTCTGGCACTCGACAAGCCGGACACACAGCGCACGCTTGATCGTGAAGACATCGTCGCCTGCATCAAGGCGCTGGTGGAACTGCGCGACGGTAAGGGCGATGTCGATGATATCGACCACCTCGGCAACCGCCGGGTGCGGTCGGTCGGCGAGTTGATGGAAAACCAGTATCGCGTTGGCCTTCTGCGGATGGAACGCGCGATCAAGGAGCGGATGTCGTCGGTCGAGATTGACACGGTGATGCCGCAAGATCTGATCAACGCCAAACCGGCAGCGGCGGCGGTGCGCGAATTCTTCGGCTCCAGCCAGCTTTCGCAGTTCATGGACCAGACCAACCCGCTTTCGGAAGTCACCCACAAACGTCGCCTTTCGGCGCTTGGGCCGGGCGGCTTGACCCGCGAACGTGCGGGCTTTGAGGTGCGCGACGTGCATCCGACCCATTATGGCCGGATGTGCCCGATTGAAACGCCGGAAGGCCCGAATATCGGTCTTATCAACTCGTTGGCCACGTTTGCACGGGTGAACAAATACGGCTTTATCGAAACGCCTTACCGCAAAGTTGCTGACGGCAAGGTGACCGATGACGTGCATTATATGTCGGCGACCGAAGAAATGCGCCACACTGTTGCGCAGGCCAATGCCACGCTGGACGAGAAAGGCGCGTTCATCAACGATTTGGTAAGCACGCGTCAATCGGGTGATTACAAGCTGGCACAGCGTGAAACGGTTGATCTTATCGACGTTTCGCCAAAGCAGTTGGTTTCGGTTGCGGCCTCGCTCATTCCGTTCCTTGAAAATGACGATGCGAACCGTGCCTTGATGGGCTCGAACATGCAGCGTCAGGCCGTTCCCCTGCTGAAAGCAGAGGCACCGCTCGTGGGCACCGGCATTGAAGAGATTGTCGCACGCGATTCCGGCGCGGCGATCATGGCCAAACGCGCCGGTGTGATCGACCAGGTCGATGCACAGCGGATCGTTGTGCGTGCCACGGCGGATCTGGAACTGGGCGATGCGGGGGTTGATATCTACCGGATGCGCAAATTCCAGCGTTCGAACCAGAACACGTGTATCAACCAACGTCCGCTGGTGAAGGTGGGCGATACCGTGCAGAAAGGCGAAGTAATTGCCGATGGCCCTTCGACCGATCTGGGCGAACTGGCACTTGGCAAGAACGTCATGGTCGCCTTCATGCCGTGGAATGGCTACAACTATGAAGACTCGATCCTGATTTCCGAGCGTGTTTCGCGCGATGACGTTTACACCTCGATTCATATCGAGGAATTCGAAGTTGCCGCCCGCGATACCAAGCTCGGGCCGGAAGAGATTACCCGCGATATCCCGAACGTTGGAGAGGAAGCCCTGCGCAACCTCGATGAAGCGGGTATCGTCTATATCGGTGCCGATGTGGAGCCGGGTGATATCCTTGTCGGGAAAATCACACCGAAGGGCGAAAGCCCGATGACGCCGGAAGAAAAGCTTCTGCGTGCCATCTTCGGTGAGAAAGCCTCTGACGTGCGCGATACGTCGCTGCGGGTCAAACCGGGCGATTTTGGCACGGTTGTGGAAGTGCGCGTGTTTAATCGCCACGGCGTTGAAAAAGACGAGCGCGCGCTTCAGATTGAGCGCGAGGAAGTCGAACGTCTTGCCCGCGACCGGGATGACGAAATGGCCATTCTGGACCGTAACATCTATGCCCGCCTGAAAGGCATGATCATGGGCAAGGTGGCGGTGAAAGGCCCGAAAGGCGTGAAAGCCAATTCGGAGATTACCGAGGATTTGCTGGAAACGCTGACCCGCGGTCAGTGGTGGCAGCTTGCACTCAAAGACGAGAAGGATGCCCAGATCGTCGAAGCCTTGCACGAGCAATACGAGGTGCAGAAACGCACGCTTGATGCCCGTTTTGAAGACAAGGTCGAGAAGGTCCGCCGTGGCGATGACCTGCCGCCGGGCGTGATGAAGATGGTCAAGGTGTTCGTCGCGGTGAAGCGCAAGCTGCAACCGGGCGACAAGATGGCCGGACGCCACGGCAACAAGGGCGTGGTCAGCCGCGTTGTGCCGATGGAGGATATGCCCTTCCTTGAGGATGGCACCCCTGTCGATTTCTGTCTCAACCCGTTGGGCGTGCCCAGCCGGATGAACGTCGGCCAGATTTTGGAGACCCATATGGGTTGGGCCGCGCGTGGCCTTGGGCTGAAGATTGACGATGCGTTGGGTGAATATCGCCGCTCTGGCGATCTGACTCCTGTGCGCGAAGCGATGGGACACGCCTATGGTGAGGATGTCTATGAAGAGGGCATCAAAGGGATGGGCGAAGCTCAGCTTGTGGAAGCCGCTCAGAACGTCACCCGCGGTGTGCCAATTGCAACGCCGGTCTTCGATGGTGCCAAGGAAAGCGACATCAACGATGCGCTGAAACGGGCAGGCTTCGATACATCAGCGCAGTCGATCCTTCATGATGGGCGCACCGGTGAGCAGTTTGCGCGTCCGGTGACGGTGGGCATGAAGTACCTGCTCAAGCTGCATCACCTTGTGGACGACAAGATCCACGCGCGCTCTACCGGGCCATACAGCCTTGTTACCCAGCAGCCGCTGGGCGGGAAGGCGCAGTTCGGCGGGCAGCGTTTCGGGGAAATGGAGGTCTGGGCCTTGGAAGCTTACGGCGCAGCCTACACCCTGCAAGAGATGCTGACGGTGAAATCCGATGACGTGGCCGGACGGACGAAAGTCTATGAGTCGATCGTCAAGGGCGAGGACAATTTTGAGGCCGGTGTGCCGGAATCGTTCAACGTGCTTGTCAAGGAAGTCCGTGGCCTCGGGCTCAACATGGAACTCCTGGATGCGGAGGAAGAAGAGTAG
- the rplL gene encoding 50S ribosomal protein L7/L12 — MADLKKMAEEIVGLTLLEAQELKTILKDEYGIEPAAGGAVMMAGPAGDAGGAAEEEKTEFDVILVSAGASKINVIKEVRSITGLGLKEAKDLVEAGGKAVKEGVDKAEADDLKAKLEAAGAEVEIK, encoded by the coding sequence ATGGCTGATCTGAAGAAAATGGCTGAAGAGATTGTGGGTCTGACCCTTCTCGAAGCACAAGAACTGAAAACCATCCTCAAAGACGAATACGGCATTGAGCCCGCTGCTGGCGGCGCGGTGATGATGGCCGGCCCCGCAGGCGATGCCGGCGGTGCAGCCGAAGAGGAAAAGACCGAGTTTGACGTGATCCTGGTTTCGGCCGGCGCATCGAAAATCAACGTCATCAAGGAAGTCCGCAGCATCACAGGCCTGGGCCTGAAAGAAGCCAAGGACCTGGTCGAAGCGGGCGGCAAAGCCGTCAAGGAAGGCGTTGACAAGGCGGAAGCAGATGACCTGAAAGCCAAGCTGGAAGCGGCTGGCGCGGAAGTCGAAATCAAATAA
- the rplJ gene encoding 50S ribosomal protein L10, whose amino-acid sequence MDRAQKEKVVEELGQIFESSGVVVVAHYAGLTVAEMQDLRARASEAEASVRVAKNRLAKIALEGKPCASMVEYLSGMTVLTYSEDPVAAAKVAEGFAKDNDKFEILGGAMGENALDRAGVAAVSKMPSRDELIATIAGMLGAPASNIAGAIGAPASNIASILSTIEEKAA is encoded by the coding sequence GTGGATAGAGCCCAGAAAGAGAAAGTGGTCGAGGAACTCGGCCAGATCTTCGAAAGCTCTGGCGTCGTCGTGGTAGCCCACTACGCCGGTCTGACAGTTGCTGAGATGCAGGATTTGCGCGCACGTGCCTCTGAGGCCGAAGCGTCTGTCCGTGTCGCCAAGAACAGGCTCGCCAAGATCGCCCTTGAGGGGAAGCCCTGCGCAAGCATGGTGGAATACCTTTCGGGTATGACCGTTCTGACCTATTCCGAAGACCCCGTGGCAGCAGCCAAGGTGGCCGAAGGTTTCGCCAAGGATAACGACAAGTTCGAAATTCTCGGCGGTGCCATGGGTGAGAACGCACTCGACCGTGCCGGTGTTGCGGCCGTTTCGAAAATGCCCTCGCGCGATGAACTCATCGCAACGATCGCGGGTATGCTCGGCGCGCCTGCTTCGAATATCGCCGGTGCTATTGGCGCCCCTGCTTCGAACATCGCCTCCATCCTCTCCACCATCGAGGAAAAGGCGGCGTAA
- a CDS encoding adenylyltransferase/cytidyltransferase family protein — translation MPEHDARIGEIREAALAHLLGSEDAFDPKAHHQELEQLGPEDDGNESTSYLEARILTLLGFAKRPRRAQKMLYRLFRARLARQEGAEFEAFQQALREAGENGVSLDGLHFFDSFATLDEAEVWADIGRTLRLLNALVGPTFVNSGTLLGVVREKGLIAHDDDVDLAVILNAGSAREAADEWLKACKLLHEKGLMERAPRRNLAVIKLVSDSGVKVDLFPGWIEDKKIFVYPHTFGELAQSDVLPLAQSEVKDLPIPRNPEAMLAVNYGPDWRVPDAGFEFPWDRANRLFAAFRERLEELAPNLRKIDATSVPKPDKPRVVITYGTFDLFHVGHLRLLERLAAMGDKLIVACSTDEFNRAKGKATAIPFEQRCEMLKGCRYVDQVIAERSWEQKVSDIAEYGVSLFAMGSDWEGKFDDLREHCDVLYLPRTENVSTTELKNLIQTMRTPQKKAV, via the coding sequence ATGCCGGAACATGACGCGCGGATTGGCGAAATCCGGGAGGCTGCGTTGGCCCATCTTCTGGGGTCGGAAGATGCATTTGATCCCAAGGCGCACCATCAGGAACTGGAACAGCTTGGCCCTGAAGACGATGGCAACGAAAGCACGAGCTATCTTGAAGCCCGGATTCTGACGCTGCTTGGGTTTGCCAAGCGCCCGCGGCGTGCGCAAAAAATGCTCTATCGTTTGTTCAGGGCACGGCTGGCCCGGCAGGAAGGCGCAGAGTTCGAGGCGTTCCAGCAGGCGCTGCGCGAGGCTGGGGAGAACGGGGTTTCGCTCGACGGGCTGCATTTCTTCGACTCGTTCGCCACACTTGATGAGGCGGAAGTCTGGGCCGATATCGGGCGCACACTTCGCCTGCTCAATGCGCTGGTGGGGCCGACCTTCGTGAATTCCGGCACGCTTTTGGGTGTCGTGCGCGAGAAGGGGTTGATCGCCCATGATGACGATGTCGATCTAGCGGTGATCCTGAACGCCGGCTCAGCCAGAGAAGCGGCGGATGAGTGGCTGAAAGCGTGCAAACTGCTGCATGAAAAGGGGCTGATGGAGCGCGCGCCACGGCGCAATCTGGCGGTTATCAAACTGGTGTCGGATTCGGGCGTGAAGGTCGATCTGTTTCCGGGCTGGATCGAAGACAAGAAGATATTCGTCTATCCTCATACGTTCGGGGAGCTTGCACAGAGCGATGTGCTGCCGCTGGCGCAGTCAGAGGTAAAAGATCTGCCAATACCACGAAACCCCGAGGCCATGCTGGCGGTAAACTACGGCCCCGACTGGCGTGTGCCGGATGCGGGATTTGAATTTCCTTGGGACCGGGCGAACCGGCTGTTTGCCGCCTTTCGTGAGCGGCTGGAAGAGCTTGCGCCCAACCTGAGGAAGATCGACGCGACTTCGGTGCCAAAACCCGATAAACCGCGTGTCGTGATTACCTATGGCACGTTCGATTTGTTTCACGTCGGCCATCTTCGCTTGCTCGAACGGCTGGCCGCGATGGGGGACAAGCTGATCGTGGCCTGCTCGACAGATGAGTTCAATCGCGCCAAGGGCAAGGCCACGGCAATCCCGTTCGAACAGCGGTGTGAAATGCTGAAGGGGTGTCGCTATGTCGATCAGGTGATTGCCGAGCGATCGTGGGAGCAGAAAGTGAGCGATATCGCGGAATATGGCGTCAGCCTGTTTGCCATGGGGAGCGATTGGGAAGGCAAGTTCGATGACTTGCGCGAACATTGCGATGTGCTCTATCTGCCGCGCACGGAGAATGTCTCAACCACGGAACTGAAAAATCTTATCCAGACGATGCGCACGCCCCAAAAGAAGGCGGTCTGA